In Simplicispira sp. 125, one DNA window encodes the following:
- the ubiG gene encoding bifunctional 2-polyprenyl-6-hydroxyphenol methylase/3-demethylubiquinol 3-O-methyltransferase UbiG: MNNTLNVDPAELAKFSELAHRWWDQESEFRPLHEINPLRLDWINTLSPLDGQRVLDVGCGGGILADAMARKGAQVLGIDLAGKSLRVAQLHALEAQTPRVQYREVSVEALAVEQPASFDTVTCMEMLEHVPNPASVIQACAQLVKPGGWVFFSTINRNAKAFMLAIVGAEYVLNMLPRGTHEYARLIRPSELAASCRAAGLDVNEARGLAYNPLTRRYWMNTDTSVNYLLAARRPA, translated from the coding sequence ATGAATAACACCTTGAATGTCGATCCAGCTGAGCTGGCCAAATTTTCAGAGCTAGCCCATCGGTGGTGGGATCAGGAAAGTGAGTTTCGGCCTTTGCACGAAATAAACCCGTTACGGCTGGACTGGATCAATACTTTGTCGCCATTGGATGGCCAAAGGGTGTTGGACGTCGGATGCGGCGGGGGAATTCTGGCGGATGCCATGGCCCGCAAAGGTGCGCAAGTGCTGGGCATTGATCTGGCGGGCAAGTCCTTGCGGGTCGCGCAGTTGCACGCCCTGGAAGCGCAGACACCCCGTGTTCAATACCGAGAAGTGAGCGTGGAGGCGTTAGCCGTCGAACAGCCTGCAAGTTTTGATACGGTGACCTGCATGGAAATGCTGGAGCACGTCCCCAACCCGGCATCGGTGATTCAGGCATGTGCTCAGCTGGTCAAGCCGGGAGGATGGGTCTTCTTTTCCACCATCAACCGCAATGCCAAAGCCTTCATGCTGGCTATTGTGGGTGCTGAATATGTGCTGAATATGTTGCCGCGCGGAACGCACGAATATGCTCGCCTCATTCGTCCAAGCGAGCTGGCTGCCAGCTGCCGGGCTGCCGGGCTGGACGTGAATGAAGCCCGGGGACTGGCCTATAACCCGTTGACACGCCGCTATTGGATGAATACCGACACCAGCGTAAATTACCTTTTGGCTGCACGCCGCCCTGCCTGA
- the ompA gene encoding outer membrane protein OmpA — translation MKKLNKVAMLIASAALATAAGAQTVDNWKNGTNELVWKNGTNELCWRDASWTPATAAPDCDGALAAPAAAPAAAPAPAAPAAAAPAAPAPAPAMATKVTYAADAFFDFDKSVLKPEGKAKLDDLVSKVKGINLEVIIAVGHTDSVGSDAYNQKLSVRRSEAVKAYLVSKGIEKNRVYTEGKGEKQPVADNKTKEGRAKNRRVEIEVVGTRAN, via the coding sequence ATGAAGAAACTGAACAAAGTGGCAATGTTGATTGCCTCCGCAGCGCTCGCAACTGCCGCCGGCGCACAAACCGTCGACAACTGGAAGAACGGCACCAACGAGCTGGTCTGGAAGAACGGCACCAACGAACTGTGCTGGCGCGATGCCTCGTGGACGCCTGCTACTGCAGCTCCCGACTGCGATGGCGCGTTGGCAGCTCCTGCTGCAGCTCCCGCTGCCGCTCCTGCGCCTGCAGCTCCCGCCGCCGCTGCACCTGCTGCACCAGCACCAGCACCAGCCATGGCCACCAAGGTGACCTACGCTGCCGACGCCTTCTTCGACTTCGACAAGTCGGTCCTGAAGCCAGAAGGCAAGGCCAAGCTGGACGACTTGGTATCCAAGGTCAAGGGCATTAACCTGGAAGTCATCATTGCCGTGGGTCACACCGACTCCGTCGGCTCTGATGCTTACAACCAGAAGCTGTCGGTGCGTCGCTCTGAAGCTGTGAAGGCTTACTTGGTGTCCAAGGGCATCGAGAAGAACCGTGTTTACACCGAAGGCAAGGGCGAAAAGCAGCCTGTGGCTGATAACAAGACCAAAGAAGGTCGCGCCAAGAACCGCCGTGTTGAAATCGAAGTGGTCGGCACCCGTGCCAACTGA
- a CDS encoding Arm DNA-binding domain-containing protein translates to MLTDAQCRNAVCSPASKRERLSDSGGLYLEVAPGGSRRWFWKYRHEGKEGRMALGSYPSVSLTAARKARDTARLQKSTGINPVHARKMERLKASASAGDTFKAVALEWYDKQKPLWSDSHAERSLRQFERDLFPWLGGASPS, encoded by the coding sequence ATGTTGACCGACGCACAGTGCCGCAACGCCGTCTGTTCCCCTGCATCGAAGCGGGAGCGTTTATCGGACTCGGGAGGCTTGTATCTGGAAGTCGCTCCCGGGGGATCGAGGCGCTGGTTCTGGAAGTATCGGCATGAGGGCAAGGAAGGGCGTATGGCTCTGGGCAGCTATCCCTCGGTCAGCCTGACGGCAGCTCGCAAGGCTCGTGATACCGCCAGGCTGCAGAAATCGACAGGAATAAATCCTGTGCATGCCAGAAAGATGGAAAGGCTGAAGGCTTCTGCCAGTGCCGGGGATACCTTCAAAGCTGTCGCTCTGGAGTGGTACGACAAACAGAAGCCTCTATGGAGTGATTCTCATGCTGAGCGCTCGCTGCGCCAGTTCGAACGTGATCTCTTTCCTTGGCTAGGGGGGGCGTCGCCTAGCTGA
- a CDS encoding HAD-IA family hydrolase: MFQNIQAVLFDLDGTLIDSAPDLGAAADKMRTDRGLPSLPLERYRPLAGAGARGMLSEAFGMTPEHPDFASYREEFFTNYQNCMTCRTQVFDGVHALLESLVGRGLAWGVVTNKSMRFTDPLTRAMPLFASAGAVVSGDTTPHAKPHPAPLLEAARLLHLDPRHCVYVGDDERDIVAGLAAGMGTVAATYGYLGSVTNVRQWGAHAEINFPLDLLQLLNLA; encoded by the coding sequence ATGTTTCAAAATATCCAGGCCGTGCTCTTCGATCTGGACGGCACACTGATCGATAGTGCGCCCGACCTTGGCGCGGCTGCAGACAAAATGCGCACCGACCGGGGACTTCCATCGCTTCCATTGGAGCGCTACCGCCCCCTGGCGGGCGCTGGCGCACGTGGAATGCTGAGCGAAGCCTTTGGTATGACGCCAGAACACCCCGACTTTGCCTCCTATCGCGAGGAATTTTTCACCAATTACCAGAATTGCATGACATGTCGCACCCAAGTGTTCGATGGCGTGCATGCGCTGCTGGAAAGCCTTGTTGGCCGGGGATTGGCGTGGGGTGTAGTGACCAACAAGTCCATGCGCTTCACCGACCCGTTGACCCGTGCGATGCCACTATTCGCCAGTGCCGGTGCCGTGGTCAGCGGCGACACGACGCCACATGCCAAGCCTCATCCAGCACCGCTGCTCGAAGCCGCTAGGCTGCTGCATCTTGATCCTAGGCATTGTGTGTATGTGGGTGATGATGAACGCGACATCGTTGCGGGTCTGGCTGCTGGCATGGGCACGGTTGCCGCCACCTATGGGTATCTGGGTAGCGTGACCAACGTGCGGCAGTGGGGTGCCCATGCGGAGATTAATTTTCCGCTCGATCTCTTGCAATTGCTGAACCTGGCCTAA